A stretch of Anaeromyxobacter dehalogenans 2CP-1 DNA encodes these proteins:
- a CDS encoding HypC/HybG/HupF family hydrogenase formation chaperone → MCLGVPGKVIAIDGLDATVDFFGVRKSLRLDIVDEPVQVGDYVLNHVGFAIRRIPPEEVQETLALFDQILEVSGAKEDLMAADVRGEMAAGKDQK, encoded by the coding sequence ATGTGCCTCGGGGTTCCAGGGAAGGTCATCGCCATCGACGGGCTCGACGCCACGGTGGACTTCTTCGGCGTGCGCAAGTCGCTCCGCCTCGACATCGTGGACGAGCCGGTGCAGGTCGGCGACTACGTGCTCAACCACGTGGGCTTCGCCATCCGGCGCATCCCGCCGGAGGAGGTCCAGGAGACGCTGGCGCTGTTCGACCAGATCCTGGAGGTCTCCGGCGCGAAGGAGGACCTCATGGCCGCCGACGTCCGGGGCGAGATGGCCGCCGGGAAGGACCAGAAGTAG